In a genomic window of Punica granatum isolate Tunisia-2019 chromosome 6, ASM765513v2, whole genome shotgun sequence:
- the LOC116212139 gene encoding pollen-specific leucine-rich repeat extensin-like protein 1: MAEEDRVDISEEVNPPVPVHSQPPPTHAPPPPTLAGILSAYLGAPPTHLPPPTSSGAPLPQVSLTSSASDDQTRITALEGTVNQLAASMAANMAELLALLRGSNRASSSSTPPPGQGPTVDPIPWVPPTQVPENTDAPAPPTLHMSMAHPFTSPFPPPPAPTAVPLPQAAFLTSDQVLSAPPPISLPAPAAAYTIPPPTIFPAPSAPAPTRPQVADLPSYPPLQLHINFSYQARPPINTTFLEPGTPTHAAQVASPTHFFPEADAEQERRLKRMEETIRALQASDTRPDARYGDCSLFLGMQLPPKFKIPEFKTYKANPLPDHGPGSGPSINMITICTSGRDEDAQDNPLPFVIDYTPEEPTVGFAGHMASPAPFVVDVPAREPYSDSKVPWTYERGIGSVEQQFSVMGVTRSG, encoded by the exons ATGGCGGAAGAGGACCGAGTTGATATCTCCGAGGAAGTCAATCCACCGGTCCCGGTTCATTCTCAACCGCCCCCGACACACGCCCCGCCGCCTCCCACTCTTGCAGGCATACTTTCGGCATATTTAGGCGCCCCTCCgacacatctcccgcccccgacGTCTTCAGGGGCGCCCCTTCCACAAGTCTCACTGACATCATCCGCCTCCGATGACCAAACCCGCATCACGGCACTTGAGGGCACGGTTAACCAATTGGCTGCGAGCATGGCCGCCAACATGGCGGAACTGTTAGCTCTACTTAGAGGGTCGAACCGCgcatcctcgagctccacacctcCACCGGGACAAGGGCCAACAGTCGATCCGATCCCTTGGGTTCCGCCAACTCAAGTCCCGGAGAACACTGATGCGCCCGCGCCGCCAACACTGCATATGTCCATGGCTCACCCCTTCACCAGTCCATTTCCGCCGCCACCGGCCCCCACGGCAGTCCCTCTTCCACAGGCAGCGTTCCTCACTTCAGATCAGGTCCTATCCGCGCCGCCACCTATTTCCCTGCCGGCCCCAGCTGCGGCCTATACAATCCCTCCGCCGACGATTTTTCCGGCGCCAAGCGCACCTGCTCCGACTCGCCCTCAAGTCGCGGATCTTCCCTCCTATCCGCCTCTACAACTTCACATCAACTTCTCCTACCAAGCACGACCCCctataaacaccaccttcctcGAACCAGGCACGCCGACTCACGCGGCCCAGGTCGCCTCACCAACGCACTTTTTCCCTGAGGCCGACGCCGAGCAAGAACGTAGACTGAAGCGAATGGAAGAGACGATACGAGCCTTACAAGCAAGTGATACTCGACCTGATGCACGCTACGGTGACTGTAGTCTTTTCCTGGGCATGCAGCTACCCCCGAAATTTAAGATCCCGGAGTTCAAGACCTAcaag GCCAACCCCCTCCCTGATCATGGGCCGGGTTCGGGGCCctctatcaacatgatcaccatATGCACCTCGGGGAGGGACGAGGACGCACAAGACAACCCCCTTCCCTTCGTGATCGACTACACTCCTGAGGAGCCCACGGTCGGATTCGCGGGACATATGGCCTCGCCGGCCCCTTTTGTCGTGGATGTCCCCGCTCGAGAACCATACTCAGAcagcaaggtcccctggacctatgaaaGAGGCATCGGGAGCGTCGAGCAGCAGTTTAGTGTCATGGGGGTGACACGTTCGGGGTGA